In Candidatus Binatia bacterium, the genomic stretch CAGCGCGTCATGAACCCGTAGATCGCCGTCACCGAGAACACGTCGGACAGGTAGGCCTCGTCGAGGAGGTTCCGGCCGAAGAGGGCTACCTGGGCACGGTTGTCGAGGAAGTCGTAGGAGAGCCTGGCGTTCAGGAGGTGATAGCCGCGTTGGATTCCGGGCAGGAGTTCGGGTCCGAGGGTGTGTTGTTTGCTCCGAAAAGCCCACTCGACCCGCGGTGTGATGAAGCCATCGAGCCAAGCCGCACTCTTGCCCCCCGGTGAGAGCGGAAAGGACTGTTGTACCGCGAGGAAGGTCTGCCAATGCGGTGTCTGGTTGAAGGTCTGGCCGCTGCGGTCGATGACCGTTCCGTCCAGGTTCGATAGCGCGTTCGGAAAGCTGCCGTATCGTGCGTCGAGGTAGCCGAGCGAGCCCATCACGAACATGCCGGAAAGGGGGTTCGCTTGCAGCTCGACCTCGACGCCCTGCACGGTTGCCTTCGCCGCGTTCAGGGTGAGCCGCTGCGTGACCGGGTCGCCCTGGTCGTTGGTGAGTACGCGCTGCGAGGTCTGCTGGATGTCGTCGTAGTTCGCGCGGAAGAGGGCGACGTTCATCGTGAGGCGCCGATCCAACGCGATCGTCTTCACGCCAAACTCGAAGTTGTCGAGCGTCTCCGGACCGAAAGGCTCAGGTGTCGTAGACTCCATGGTGCCCTGGACGGTTGCGTTGAAGCCGCCGCCTTTGAAGCCCTGCGAGTAGGTGAAGTAGGTCATGAGGTGGTCGAGCGGGGCTTCGTCGATCCAGCTGTCGGGGGCGAGGAGTGCGACACTGGCCACCGGCGTCCAGGCCGTGAACGTCTTTTGACCCGTTCCGCCGCTGGCTGGCGCGTCGGGGTCGAGAGCCGACGAGTTGACCTGATCGACACTCTTCGAGTCGGACGTGTAACGGAGGCCCGCGGTGAGGCTCAGCCAGTCGGTGACATCGGCCGTTCCTTGCGCGTAGAGCGCCCAGGTGAAGTTGTCGGTCTTGATGTTGGAGTACGCGGCCGACGGAATCGTGGGGACGTACGCCGTCGTGCCGCTTCCCGACTTCTCCCAGAAGGTGAAGAGCCCCGTGACGAAGTTGATTCGTCCATCCCACGCGGCCGCGTTCACCTGCACTTCTTGCTGGATCTCCTGCGCCGTTCCCGGCTCTCCGTTGATCAGGTCATCGTTCACCGGGTCCCCGCCGCCGGTCTGCTGAAGGTTGATGACGCTGAGCCGGGTGGCGTCGATGTCCGTGCGAAACCGCTGGCTGGCGCCGCGCCACGAGGTCAGCGACTTGAAGGACACGTCCTCCAGCACCGAGAGATCGCCCAGCTCGTAGCGAGCGATGCCCCACGCCCCCCAGTTCTCCGTGTTGATGAGCTGGTCGAGCTGGGCGGTCGTCTCGAAGGGCTTCGTCTCCTCGCACGCCTGCTGGAAGCCGGGAACCAGACCCGTCAGCGGCCCCTGCTGCACGAAGACGCACTGGCCTCCGATGTTGGCATTCGAGAGCGTTGCGTAGCTCCCGAACACGTCGATGGTCAGCGAATCCGTGGGGAGGAAACGGATCGATCCAAGGAACGACTGCGAATTGATGTTCGACAGGTAGTCGTCGCGGAACGAGTTGTAGACGTAGCCGTCGGAGTTTCCAGACCCGAAGGCGACCCGCATCGCGAGCTTGTCTTCGAGCCAGCCGCTCCCGATCGGCATGTTCAGCATCATCCGCGTCGTGAGGCTGCCGAAGCTCGAGGGCTGTAGAAAGACGGATGCCTCGGGTTCCATCTGAGGCTTCACGCTGGTCAAGCTCACCGCTCCGCCCACGGTGTTCTTCCCAAATAGCGTACCCTGTGGGCCGCGGAGCACTTCGATCTGCTGTACGTCGACGATCTCGAACACGGCGGTGGTACTGCGTGGAATGTAGATGCCGTCCAGGTACACCCCGACGCCCGGATCGAAGGCGCCACCGGCCGCCGACGAGCCGATACCGCGGATCCGGATCTGCGGGTTCGTGACGCTCGTGCGGAACGTCGTGTTCGGCACCAGGTTCTGGATCTGATTGATCCGGACGACACCCGACTCGCGAAGCGTCGTCGGCGAAAGCGCGGTCACCGACAGCGGCGTGTCCTCGAGCAGCTCAGCCCGTTTTCGCGCGCGGACGACGATCTCTTCGACGCGGTGGCCGGCGCGTCT encodes the following:
- a CDS encoding TonB-dependent receptor gives rise to the protein MTDLERTTAGLLAILSVFLPTCVAAQTDRIEAPSTYQQELDAGDPDSSFTDEADALDAEAEAIEATGEAPGLSRRAGHRVEEIVVRARKRAELLEDTPLSVTALSPTTLRESGVVRINQIQNLVPNTTFRTSVTNPQIRIRGIGSSAAGGAFDPGVGVYLDGIYIPRSTTAVFEIVDVQQIEVLRGPQGTLFGKNTVGGAVSLTSVKPQMEPEASVFLQPSSFGSLTTRMMLNMPIGSGWLEDKLAMRVAFGSGNSDGYVYNSFRDDYLSNINSQSFLGSIRFLPTDSLTIDVFGSYATLSNANIGGQCVFVQQGPLTGLVPGFQQACEETKPFETTAQLDQLINTENWGAWGIARYELGDLSVLEDVSFKSLTSWRGASQRFRTDIDATRLSVINLQQTGGGDPVNDDLINGEPGTAQEIQQEVQVNAAAWDGRINFVTGLFTFWEKSGSGTTAYVPTIPSAAYSNIKTDNFTWALYAQGTADVTDWLSLTAGLRYTSDSKSVDQVNSSALDPDAPASGGTGQKTFTAWTPVASVALLAPDSWIDEAPLDHLMTYFTYSQGFKGGGFNATVQGTMESTTPEPFGPETLDNFEFGVKTIALDRRLTMNVALFRANYDDIQQTSQRVLTNDQGDPVTQRLTLNAAKATVQGVEVELQANPLSGMFVMGSLGYLDARYGSFPNALSNLDGTVIDRSGQTFNQTPHWQTFLAVQQSFPLSPGGKSAAWLDGFITPRVEWAFRSKQHTLGPELLPGIQRGYHLLNARLSYDFLDNRAQVALFGRNLLDEAYLSDVFSVTAIYGFMTRWFQPPRSFGGELSYRFG